One region of Manis pentadactyla isolate mManPen7 chromosome 9, mManPen7.hap1, whole genome shotgun sequence genomic DNA includes:
- the IL20 gene encoding interleukin-20: MKCPGLPFCLLSAVFYLFWTPSAGLKTLHLGSCVITTNLQEMRNGFSGIRDGVQAKDEIIDIRILRKTESLQNTKPADRCCLLRHVLRLYLDRIFKSYQTPDHHILRKISSLANSFLNIKKDLRLCHAHMTCPCGDEAMEKYSQILSHFEELTPQAAVVKALGELDILLQWMEEMASEEVRNNDAAQGIPGQGSQASVPAEA, encoded by the exons ATGAAATGCCCTGGTCTTCCcttctgccttctctctgctgTGTTTTACCTCTTCTGGACACCTTCGGCTGGGCTAAAGACACTCCATTTGGGAAGCTGTGTGATCACCACAAACCTTCAGGAAATGCGAAATGGCTTTTCTGGGATACGAGACGGTGTG CAAGCCAAAGATGAAATCATTGACATCAGAATCTTGAGGAAGACCGAGTCTTTGCAGAATACAAAG CCTGCAGATCGGTGCTGCCTCCTCCGCCACGTACTGAGACTCTACCTGGACAGGATATTCAAATCCTATCAGACCCCTGACCACCATATCCTTCGGAAGATCAGCAGTCTCGCCAACTCTTTTCTTAACATCAAGAAGGACCTCCGGCTCTGT CATGCCCATATGACATGCCCTTGCGGGGATGAAGCAATGGAGAAATACAGCCAGATTCTGAGTCACTTCGAAGAG CTCACGCCTCAGGCAGCCGTGGTGAAGGCTTTGGGGGAGCTAGACATTCTCCTGCAGTGGATGGAGGAGATGGCATCAGAGGAAGTACGGAATAATGACGCTGCTCAGGGAATCCCTGGCCAAGGGTCCCAGGCCTCCGTACCTGCAGAGGCATGA
- the IL19 gene encoding interleukin-19 isoform X2, which produces MKARCASLCLSAVLILCSVHARSLRRCLISVDMRLIEESFREIKKDMQAKDTFQNVTILSTSETLHGIKPLDVCCVTKNLLAFYVDRVFKDHQELNPQILRKISSIANSFLYMQKTLQQCEQRLCRCRPEVTNATRIIHDNYNQLEVRSAAIKSLGELDVFLAWIDKNHQGSSADGRQGTSLGRENSP; this is translated from the exons ATGAAGGCCCGGTGTGCTTCCCTCTGCCTGAGTGCAGTGCTTATCCTGTGCTCAGTGCACGCCCGAAGTCTCAGGAGATGTCTGATTTCCGTGGACATGCGCCTTATAGAAGAGAGTTTCAGAGAAATCAAAAAAGACATG CAAGCTAAGGACACCTTCCAAAATGTCACCATCTTGTCCACATCAGAGACCCTGCATGGCATTAAG CCGTTGGACGTGTGCTGTGTGACAAAGAACCTCCTGGCGTTTTACGTGGACAGGGTGTTCAAGGACCATCAGGAGCTGAACCCTCAAATCTTGAGAAAAATCAGCAGCATTGCCAACTCTTTCCTCTACATGCAGAAAACTCTGCAACAGTGT GAGCAGAGGCTGTGTCGCTGCAGGCCGGAAGTCACCAATGCCACCAGAATCATCCATGACAACTACAATCAG CTGGAGGTCCGATCCGCTGCCATTAAGTCTCTGGGAGAGCTGGACGTCTTTCTAGCCTGGATTGACAAGAACCATCAAGGATCTTCAGCTGATGGACGACAAGGAACCTCATTAGGCAGGGAGAACAGCCCCTGA
- the IL19 gene encoding interleukin-19 isoform X1, whose product MKARCASLCLSAVLILCSVHARSLRRCLISVDMRLIEESFREIKKDMQAKDTFQNVTILSTSETLHGIKPLDVCCVTKNLLAFYVDRVFKDHQELNPQILRKISSIANSFLYMQKTLQQCQEQRLCRCRPEVTNATRIIHDNYNQLEVRSAAIKSLGELDVFLAWIDKNHQGSSADGRQGTSLGRENSP is encoded by the exons ATGAAGGCCCGGTGTGCTTCCCTCTGCCTGAGTGCAGTGCTTATCCTGTGCTCAGTGCACGCCCGAAGTCTCAGGAGATGTCTGATTTCCGTGGACATGCGCCTTATAGAAGAGAGTTTCAGAGAAATCAAAAAAGACATG CAAGCTAAGGACACCTTCCAAAATGTCACCATCTTGTCCACATCAGAGACCCTGCATGGCATTAAG CCGTTGGACGTGTGCTGTGTGACAAAGAACCTCCTGGCGTTTTACGTGGACAGGGTGTTCAAGGACCATCAGGAGCTGAACCCTCAAATCTTGAGAAAAATCAGCAGCATTGCCAACTCTTTCCTCTACATGCAGAAAACTCTGCAACAGTGT CAGGAGCAGAGGCTGTGTCGCTGCAGGCCGGAAGTCACCAATGCCACCAGAATCATCCATGACAACTACAATCAG CTGGAGGTCCGATCCGCTGCCATTAAGTCTCTGGGAGAGCTGGACGTCTTTCTAGCCTGGATTGACAAGAACCATCAAGGATCTTCAGCTGATGGACGACAAGGAACCTCATTAGGCAGGGAGAACAGCCCCTGA